A region of the Ranitomeya imitator isolate aRanImi1 chromosome 5, aRanImi1.pri, whole genome shotgun sequence genome:
attggcgtactcaggacaaattgtacaacaatgtttggggtccattttctcctgttacccttggtaaaataaaacaaattggagctgaattaaattttttgtgaaaaaaagttaaatgttcatttttacttaaacattcaaaaaattcctgtgaagcaccagaagggttaataaacttcttgaatgtggttttgagcaccttgaggggtgtagtttttagaatggtgtcacacttgggtattttctatcatatagacccctcaaaatgacttcaaatgagatgtggtccctaaaaaaaatggtgttgtagaaatgagaaattgctggtcaacttttcacccttataactccctaacaaaaaaaaattttggttccaaaattgtgctgatgtaaagtagacatgtggcaaatgttacttattaagtattttgtgtgacatatctctgtgatttaattgcataaaaattcaaagttggaaaattgcgaaattttcataattttcgccaaatttccgttttttttccacaaataaacgcaggtactatcaaagaattcttaccattgtcatgaagtaaaatatgtcacgagaaaacaatgtcagattcactgggatccgttgaagcgttccagagttataacctcataaagggacagtggtcagaattgtaaaaattggcccggtcattaacgtgcaaaccacccttgggggtaaaggggtaaaacattccaaaaattcctgtgaaacacctgaagggttaataaacttcttgaatgtggttttgagaaccttgaggggtacagtttttagaatggtgtcacacttgggtattttctattatatagacccctcaaaatgacttcaaatgagatgtggtccctaaaataaaatggtgttgtaaaaatgagaaattgctggtcaaattttaacccttataactccctaacaaaaaaaaattttggttccaaaattgtgctgatgtaaagtagacatgtgggaaatgttacttattaagtattttgtgtgacatatctctgtgatttaattgcataaaaattcaaagttggaaaattgcgaaattttcaaaattttcaccatatttccgtttttttcacaaataaacgcaggtaatatcaaagaaattttaccactgtcatgaagtacaatatgtcacgagaaaacaatgtcagaatcaccgggatccgttgaagcgttccagagttataacctcataaagggacagtggtcagaattgtaaaaattggcccggtccataacgtgcaaaccacccttggggggtaaaggagttaaaagcCATATTTTTTAAGAGggatttttgtattttcttttagAAACTTATACATTTCTTATATGTTATATTGCCACCCTAGGGACTAGAAGTAGCAATCTTCTGATTGTTTATATAAAGCTTTGATATACATAGCATTAAGAAACATTATGACCTGTGGAAGAAACATTGCTGAGCAAAATATTAGGCTACATCTCTGGCATGACATATTAGTCACAGGCTAATGGCAGACCAGAGGACCTTTGCAGATCCTTGCAATTGTGTTGAGTGGAATGAGGGGTGACCTGACATGTATGGGGTTAAATGAAAAGACATCAACTTTATTGGGCTCTGATCATTGCTCAATACTGCTTAGTGGCACCCCAGGCATCGGTACTTGACACCACAAAGAACGGCATCGGTCTGCAGAAGTGTTGCTGTAAAAAGGTGGTACATTAGAAGTTCTATTAATGGGTGCTGTAAGTACACATTAGGGTGGCTGAATTGTGTGGGTTCTGTAGGTAGGATCCATGAGACACATGGCTGTTTCGTGAGACATAAAGCTCATAAATTCAACTGTATTAAAATTTCAACTATAAAGTATCTCTGCATCATATAGCAGCATGCAGGTCCCCACAGCTCTGTAGTATGGCATCATAAGAACAAATCCCCGTTGTTACCACCAAAACAATTTTATTTGAATATGATCGAGTGTCTGTGGAAACTTTGCATATATGGGTTCTCAGGTCACCATGTTGGACTCGTCTAAGGGGGCTTCTTAGTGCTGAAGGGCACTCTTTGTTGTTAACATCAGAAAATAGATCTGAAGTGATCAAGATTTCCTCTCGATGCCAAATAAAATCTGAAAGATATGCTCGCTCTGATGCTGTCTTAGGTATTCAAAGAACTGCCCCAGGTCCATATGGTAATCGTTCCTCAGTCCATAATCTCCATGTGCCTCAAAGATCAGCTCTTCAAACGACTGGAAAAGTCTTAGTGCATCCATAGAATCAGTGACATGGACGCTCTCTGTGTGCTTACATGAGATATGTTTCCAGTTCGGGTAGCGGATGTCCCTCCAGAACTCCTCACATTGCTCCTTATGCCCCTCTACACATATCACACCCGGCTTCCCTGTCAAGCAGAAACCTGTCAAATTAAGTCGCTTAGCACAGTCCAAGATCTTTTTCTTCAATTCCTGCCGGTATATGTGGTGGCTATAGATCCACATGCGATGGAAAGTCATAGAAACGTTTTTCGTATCTGCTTCAATTCCATTGGTGTTCTTGGATATCTCCACATAGGAGGAGAGATTGTCTGTCAGCCACTGGATAGCATTTGTAATGCACAGATCCCCACGATCCAGTGAACTTACATAGGTTGCTAGACATTTATTCAGATTGTTGTGCTGCAGCTTGTCCAAAGCACTGGACCGGACAAACAGCTGAGGCTCCCCGGTAGGGTAACTATGGGGAAGATACACATGGAGCTCTGCTTTATCCTGGTAAAACCCAAGAAAAAGACAAAATCAGCGTATACGGTACcttgtagtaagtaaataaatagcaatagtgcatgtaaataaataaataacatcgGGAACTTGGTTAACaccattttgattaaaaaaagcaaTAAAGCCTTCCCACCGAGACAAGGTGTACCAAATCGGGATGATCTTATCTTTAGTAATTTTCCTGTTAAAACATATTAGAACTCTTTTATATTACATAAGTTTAAACTTATTATCTCTATATATTACAGAATCATTTTATCTCAATGTGCATctgtattaaaggggttatccagtctcAGAAGAAAAGACTGCAGACCACTAAATTGTATTCCTCATGCAGTTGTGGGAAGTCATGTgaaattaaattatatatatatatgtatatatatatatatatatatatatatattctaagggtcacttccgtctgtctgtccttctgtcacggttattcattcgctgattggtctcggcagctg
Encoded here:
- the RWDD2A gene encoding RWD domain-containing protein 2A, giving the protein MEMLFSMFPSKEDIVINGVTSLSILRRYLEGTNESPPPNIQFSVFVKTEEVMDKAELHVYLPHSYPTGEPQLFVRSSALDKLQHNNLNKCLATYVSSLDRGDLCITNAIQWLTDNLSSYVEISKNTNGIEADTKNVSMTFHRMWIYSHHIYRQELKKKILDCAKRLNLTGFCLTGKPGVICVEGHKEQCEEFWRDIRYPNWKHISCKHTESVHVTDSMDALRLFQSFEELIFEAHGDYGLRNDYHMDLGQFFEYLRQHQSEHIFQILFGIERKS